From a single Sulfolobus sp. E5-1-F genomic region:
- a CDS encoding carbohydrate kinase family protein, whose product MIHLAVGRFNIDIIVKLDSIPPIDSSHMTDILEIMPGGAATNYAVAVTKLGHSAKLLAKVGKNEVVRSLMEKIVELGVGLEYVEELNEKPSATLIFLRNDGTLSMVRKLGASILLTREDVKRCFGLFDVTHFASVSPNVVVRDPYAKLVSYDPGPQTKNIESIDVDILYVNEKEYEMIEDKNVRARFIVIKMGKKGAKIITETEECSVEPIQVEKVVDTTGAGDTFDAAFNVTYSEEKDIVKSLQVASVASGLKVTRIGGISSPTLEEVREYLRKKKPNVICK is encoded by the coding sequence TTGATACATCTAGCGGTGGGAAGATTTAACATTGATATTATAGTAAAATTGGATTCTATTCCACCTATAGACTCTAGTCACATGACAGATATCCTTGAAATCATGCCAGGAGGTGCTGCAACAAACTACGCAGTAGCAGTGACTAAGCTGGGTCACTCAGCTAAGCTACTAGCAAAGGTTGGGAAAAATGAAGTAGTTAGAAGTCTAATGGAGAAGATAGTAGAATTAGGAGTAGGATTAGAGTACGTAGAGGAACTAAATGAGAAACCTAGCGCCACATTGATCTTCCTAAGGAACGATGGAACACTATCTATGGTAAGAAAACTTGGTGCCTCAATATTGCTAACTAGAGAAGACGTCAAAAGGTGTTTTGGATTGTTTGACGTTACTCACTTCGCCTCAGTATCACCAAACGTTGTCGTAAGGGACCCTTATGCGAAATTGGTAAGCTATGATCCTGGACCACAGACTAAAAATATAGAGTCAATTGACGTAGACATCTTATATGTTAATGAAAAAGAGTATGAAATGATAGAAGATAAAAACGTTAGGGCAAGATTTATCGTAATTAAGATGGGCAAGAAAGGGGCAAAGATAATTACTGAGACCGAAGAGTGCTCAGTTGAACCAATACAAGTAGAAAAGGTGGTTGATACTACTGGAGCTGGAGATACCTTCGATGCGGCGTTTAATGTCACATATTCTGAGGAAAAGGATATTGTAAAAAGTCTACAAGTTGCTAGCGTAGCATCGGGTCTCAAAGTTACAAGGATTGGAGGAATATCTTCACCAACATTAGAAGAGGTAAGAGAGTATTTAAGGAAGAAGAAACCAAATGTTATATGTAAATGA